In one window of Chryseobacterium phocaeense DNA:
- a CDS encoding glutaminyl-peptide cyclotransferase — translation MKRNMLTGFTAVLLLSSCGNNRELLNALADYNNSREEKGYHFGDQLHLPKEVTDNAETIAISFGDKELSDLTVDPEFFTLGDNDVTFIIKTKDGKTLNQDATINVFTKNPEQNLSYSIVAEYPHDPNNFLEGFLIEGNTVYESDGLDGSSQLIKYTLGSTTPSLVEKQEDGIFSEGCAVVGNKIYQLTYQNKIGFVYDKNTLKKISQFPLPNVIGEGWGLTYDGKNLVATDGSKNLYFLDVNDPSKVIRTVAVAGHTETYDKLNELEYHNGFIYSNIWHKPVILKINPATGEAVGKFDFTKLTNENNQGNSEHVLNGIAFKGDNMLVTGKNWAKIYEVSIK, via the coding sequence CTGAAAAGAAATATGCTAACAGGTTTCACGGCAGTTCTGCTGCTGTCATCATGCGGTAATAACCGGGAACTCCTCAATGCCCTGGCAGATTACAATAATTCCAGGGAGGAAAAGGGCTATCACTTCGGAGATCAGCTCCATCTTCCCAAAGAGGTGACGGACAATGCAGAAACCATTGCGATTAGTTTCGGTGACAAAGAACTGTCTGATTTGACAGTTGATCCTGAATTTTTCACTTTGGGAGACAATGATGTTACCTTTATCATTAAAACAAAAGATGGAAAAACCCTGAATCAGGATGCTACGATCAACGTTTTCACAAAAAATCCAGAACAGAATTTATCTTACAGCATCGTGGCGGAATACCCGCATGATCCCAATAATTTCCTCGAGGGATTTCTTATTGAAGGCAATACCGTTTATGAAAGTGACGGACTGGACGGTTCATCACAGCTGATCAAATATACGCTCGGTTCCACAACTCCGAGCCTGGTGGAAAAACAAGAGGATGGTATTTTTTCCGAAGGCTGTGCTGTGGTAGGAAATAAAATCTACCAGCTGACCTATCAGAACAAAATCGGTTTTGTTTATGATAAGAATACCCTGAAAAAGATTTCACAGTTTCCCTTACCCAACGTGATCGGGGAAGGCTGGGGACTGACGTATGACGGTAAAAACCTGGTGGCTACGGACGGATCAAAAAACCTCTATTTCCTTGATGTGAATGATCCTTCGAAAGTAATCAGAACAGTTGCCGTGGCAGGTCATACGGAAACATACGACAAGCTGAATGAACTGGAGTATCATAATGGCTTTATTTACTCCAATATCTGGCATAAACCTGTTATCCTGAAGATCAATCCGGCTACCGGAGAAGCGGTAGGAAAATTTGATTTTACAAAGCTGACCAATGAAAACAATCAGGGAAACAGCGAACATGTGCTCAATGGAATTGCTTTTAAAGGTGATAATATGTTGGTTACGGGTAAAAATTGGGCAAAAATTTACGAAGTGTCGATTAAATAA
- a CDS encoding glutaminyl-peptide cyclotransferase — protein MKKNIILGLAVVLMLASCNKDEKILNTLNEYNNSMVEKGYHFGDKLELPKEVTENAESISISFGDKETSSLTVDPKFFTLGDNAVTFNIKTKGGKVLNQDATINVFAKNPEKNIAFQIIAEYPHDPKNFVQGFQIEGNTIYESDGQNGSSQILKYTLGTTTPLASTKQAQEDFSEGSTIVGDKVYQLTWQSKKGYVYDKSSLKLLSEFAYPNVLGEGWGLTYDGKNLIASDGSKLLYFLDANDPSKLIKYVAVAGSSQIYDQLNELEYHNGFIYANVWQKPVVLKINPATGEVVGTFDFTEIAKQNTKGSDDVLNGIAFKGDNMLVTGKNWPKIYEVQIK, from the coding sequence ATGAAAAAGAATATCATACTGGGTTTAGCAGTCGTTCTGATGCTGGCATCTTGTAATAAAGATGAAAAAATTCTGAACACCCTGAACGAATATAATAATTCAATGGTGGAAAAAGGCTACCACTTCGGGGATAAGCTTGAACTGCCGAAAGAGGTGACGGAAAATGCAGAAAGTATCAGCATCAGCTTTGGAGACAAGGAAACTTCCAGTTTAACGGTGGATCCCAAATTTTTTACCCTGGGAGATAATGCCGTAACCTTTAACATCAAAACAAAAGGAGGAAAAGTATTAAATCAGGACGCCACCATCAATGTATTTGCAAAAAATCCTGAAAAAAATATAGCATTCCAGATCATTGCAGAATATCCGCATGATCCGAAAAATTTTGTACAGGGCTTCCAGATTGAAGGAAATACCATTTACGAAAGTGACGGGCAGAACGGTTCTTCACAGATCCTTAAATATACCCTGGGAACCACCACGCCGCTGGCTTCCACCAAACAGGCTCAGGAGGATTTCTCCGAAGGAAGCACCATTGTAGGTGATAAAGTATATCAGCTGACCTGGCAGAGCAAAAAAGGATATGTATATGATAAAAGTTCCCTGAAACTCCTGTCTGAATTTGCGTATCCGAATGTGCTGGGTGAAGGCTGGGGACTGACGTACGATGGCAAAAACCTGATTGCATCAGACGGAAGCAAGCTTTTGTATTTCCTTGATGCCAATGATCCTTCAAAACTCATCAAATACGTAGCGGTGGCAGGAAGCTCACAGATTTATGACCAGCTGAACGAGCTGGAATACCACAACGGGTTTATCTATGCAAACGTATGGCAGAAACCTGTGGTATTAAAGATCAATCCTGCAACAGGAGAAGTAGTGGGAACCTTTGACTTCACGGAGATTGCAAAACAGAATACAAAAGGAAGCGATGATGTATTGAACGGGATTGCTTTCAAAGGTGACAATATGCTCGTAACCGGTAAAAACTGGCCGAAGATCTATGAAGTTCAGATCAAATAA
- a CDS encoding VOC family protein yields MTFTALRPILWTDNIDETIGFYMQVLGFTLMGRNDQWQWASIRKDDVQIMLSQNDYEKPNGIGFSGSFYFNVDNVDDLWEDLKTKAKVCYEIETFEWEMREFAIYDNNGYMLQFGQPVDNIGNTE; encoded by the coding sequence ATGACATTCACAGCACTCCGTCCGATTTTGTGGACAGATAATATAGACGAAACCATAGGCTTTTATATGCAGGTTCTGGGCTTTACCCTGATGGGCAGGAATGATCAGTGGCAGTGGGCCTCGATCCGTAAGGACGATGTACAAATCATGCTCTCTCAGAATGATTATGAAAAACCCAACGGGATAGGCTTCTCGGGCTCTTTTTACTTTAATGTGGATAATGTGGACGATCTTTGGGAAGACCTGAAGACCAAAGCAAAAGTCTGCTATGAAATAGAGACCTTTGAATGGGAAATGAGGGAGTTTGCCATCTATGATAACAATGGGTATATGTTACAATTTGGTCAACCCGTCGATAATATTGGCAATACGGAATAA
- a CDS encoding GNAT family N-acetyltransferase codes for MIQLQPFTTKDSEELISRIGDRRMLLQFAGPAYHFPLTKEQLDQDLDNENRFMFKVVDPSEDKTIGHAQIFLKEKTFLLGRILLWDENNRGKGYGKKIVQELLNYGFSHFERETAELNVYDWNTGAIECYKKVGFEIDPEVMSEVSIDNELWLSINMKISRNTFETQKV; via the coding sequence ATGATACAGCTGCAGCCATTCACCACAAAAGATAGTGAGGAATTGATTTCCAGAATAGGAGACAGAAGAATGCTTCTTCAGTTTGCCGGCCCTGCTTACCATTTTCCGTTGACAAAAGAACAGCTGGATCAGGATCTGGACAATGAAAACAGATTCATGTTCAAAGTTGTTGACCCGTCAGAAGACAAGACCATCGGCCACGCCCAGATCTTTTTAAAAGAAAAAACGTTCCTGCTCGGGAGAATCCTGTTATGGGACGAAAACAACAGAGGAAAAGGCTATGGAAAGAAAATTGTACAGGAACTCCTGAACTATGGTTTTAGCCATTTTGAGAGGGAAACAGCAGAACTTAATGTATACGACTGGAATACAGGAGCCATTGAATGTTATAAAAAAGTAGGCTTTGAAATTGATCCGGAAGTGATGAGTGAGGTCAGTATCGATAACGAATTATGGCTTTCCATCAATATGAAAATCAGCAGAAACACTTTTGAAACACAGAAAGTATGA
- a CDS encoding SRPBCC family protein codes for MNTPITVQYKFSASAEKIWKALTDKNEMKSWYFTIRDFEPELGKEFDFYESCDGGKYLHHGRILEIIPNKKLKHSWAYPELSDAVTIVTWELHPEDNGTLVTLTHDHIEGFDALGETFSRASFTEGWNSIIGQSLKEYLEK; via the coding sequence ATGAATACACCGATCACTGTTCAGTACAAATTCAGTGCTTCTGCAGAAAAAATATGGAAAGCACTGACAGATAAAAATGAAATGAAATCCTGGTACTTTACAATCCGCGATTTCGAGCCGGAGCTGGGAAAAGAGTTTGATTTCTATGAATCCTGTGATGGCGGAAAATATCTTCACCACGGTCGTATTTTGGAGATTATTCCGAACAAAAAACTAAAACACAGTTGGGCCTATCCTGAACTTTCTGATGCCGTGACCATCGTGACCTGGGAACTTCATCCCGAAGATAACGGAACATTGGTAACACTGACGCACGATCATATTGAAGGCTTCGATGCTCTGGGAGAAACTTTTTCCAGAGCAAGCTTTACAGAAGGCTGGAATTCAATTATCGGGCAAAGTTTAAAAGAATATTTGGAAAAATAA
- a CDS encoding Na+/H+ antiporter, with translation MIHNYVIISIAVLLSVMILVMIGQKLKVAYPIFLVIAGLLISLIPGMPHIEIEPDLVFLIFLPPILFEAAWFTSWQDFHKWRKQIFSMAFGLVFLTSVVVAYLSSSIIPGLTVAMGFLLGGVNSPPDAVAATSVLKHMKIPKKITSILEGESLINDASSLIVFKFALAAVISGQFIWRDAIQDFFMMAVGGVAVGVAAGLLFGALLRIIPSNSNIDTVITLIVPYIMYVGAEHFHFSGVLAVVAGGLLMSYNSHCYLSHTSRIQSGNVWSVLIFVMNTIIFILIGLELPVVVAAMKDYTISEGIFYSVVIGGAIILTRILYSYAVMYFPRLCSKELRLKVPKPDWREPFIISFAAMRGVVSLAAALSIPAFLPNGEAFPHRNIILFVTFVIILITLVGQGLLLTPILKWLKIDDAGSELPEEKQEVILMRKLKETALHKMENDFSELAEKNTLVRHQKHKLETEMMLMADKAQCMASTGDYVNAINENKDVLRQIIQAQRNELHRMKREKIFDDHVMRTIEMQLDFDEAKITGFSHS, from the coding sequence ATGATTCACAATTATGTTATCATATCCATTGCGGTACTGCTGTCTGTGATGATATTGGTGATGATAGGGCAGAAGCTCAAAGTAGCGTATCCTATCTTCCTGGTGATTGCCGGTCTCCTGATCAGCCTGATTCCCGGAATGCCGCATATTGAAATAGAGCCGGATCTCGTATTCCTTATTTTTCTTCCTCCCATCCTGTTTGAAGCCGCATGGTTTACGTCGTGGCAGGATTTTCACAAATGGAGGAAACAGATCTTTTCAATGGCATTCGGGCTTGTATTTTTAACGTCAGTAGTCGTGGCTTATCTCTCGTCTTCTATTATTCCGGGGCTTACCGTTGCGATGGGATTCCTGCTTGGAGGCGTAAACTCACCACCGGATGCTGTGGCGGCAACTTCTGTACTAAAACATATGAAGATTCCTAAAAAGATCACCAGCATCCTGGAAGGCGAAAGTCTGATCAATGATGCGTCCAGTTTAATTGTCTTTAAATTTGCCTTGGCAGCCGTTATTTCGGGGCAGTTTATCTGGAGGGATGCCATTCAGGATTTCTTTATGATGGCTGTAGGCGGAGTAGCGGTTGGAGTCGCAGCAGGCCTTTTATTTGGTGCCCTGCTCAGGATTATTCCTTCCAATTCAAATATTGATACGGTTATTACACTTATTGTCCCTTACATCATGTATGTGGGGGCTGAACATTTCCATTTTTCCGGCGTATTGGCGGTAGTTGCCGGAGGTCTTCTCATGTCCTATAATTCACACTGCTACTTAAGCCACACTTCCAGGATACAGTCCGGAAATGTATGGAGCGTGCTCATCTTCGTGATGAATACCATTATCTTTATCCTCATTGGTCTTGAGCTTCCTGTGGTAGTGGCGGCGATGAAAGATTATACCATTTCAGAAGGAATTTTTTACAGTGTGGTCATCGGTGGAGCTATTATTCTCACCAGAATATTGTACAGCTATGCCGTGATGTATTTTCCAAGGCTTTGTTCAAAAGAATTAAGATTAAAAGTACCGAAACCGGACTGGCGGGAACCCTTCATCATCAGTTTTGCCGCTATGAGAGGTGTGGTTTCACTGGCTGCAGCTCTTTCAATTCCGGCATTTTTACCAAATGGAGAAGCTTTTCCGCACCGTAATATCATTTTATTCGTAACTTTCGTCATCATACTGATCACATTGGTAGGACAGGGGCTTCTTCTGACTCCGATCCTGAAGTGGTTAAAAATAGACGATGCAGGAAGCGAACTGCCAGAAGAAAAGCAGGAAGTGATCCTGATGCGTAAGCTTAAAGAAACGGCATTGCACAAAATGGAGAATGATTTCTCTGAACTGGCAGAAAAGAATACCCTGGTACGCCACCAGAAACATAAACTGGAAACAGAAATGATGCTGATGGCGGATAAAGCCCAATGTATGGCTTCCACAGGAGATTATGTAAATGCGATCAATGAAAATAAAGATGTGCTCCGCCAGATTATTCAGGCCCAGAGAAATGAGCTGCACAGGATGAAAAGAGAGAAAATATTTGATGATCACGTCATGAGAACCATTGAGATGCAGCTGGATTTTGACGAAGCAAAAATTACAGGATTCTCCCACAGCTAA